The Coprococcus phoceensis genomic sequence GTAAAGATTTACAGGGAAAAGGATTTGACCCACGTAAATTATTAGCTCCAGGTGCAGATGCAATCAAAGCAACTGTAAAAGAAAAAATGGAACTATTTGGTTCTGTTAATAAAGCTTAATAAGGACAAGTTCTTAATCGAGGGTGATGGAAGTTATTTCCGTCACCTTCTTTATTTTTCCTTGCATTTTAAAAAAAATTAGAGTATCTTAGAAGAGAATATTTTGCAAGAAACGAATGAACTGGGAAGGGTGAAACAATGAGTGAGATAATAAATGTAGCAGAGATATTTGGCGAAAATGTTTTCAATGATTCTGTTATGCAGGAGCGCCTGCCGAAAAAAGTATATAAAGAATTAAAGAGAACAATTCAAGAAGGAAAAGAATTAGAGCAGTCGATTGCGGATGTAGTGGCACATGAGATGAAAGAATGGGCGATTGAAAAAGGTGCGACGCATTATTCACATTGGTTTCAGCCTCTTACCGGGGCAACTGCGGAAAAACATGATTCCTTTATTTCAGCGCCAAAGTCAGATGGGAAGGTGTTGATGGAGTTCTCAGGGAAAGAGCTTGTCAAGGGAGAACCTGATGCGTCGTCATTTCCGTCAGGAGGACTTAGAGCCACATTCGAGGCGAGAGGATATACGGCATGGGATTGTACGTCTCCGGCATTTATCAAAAAAGATGCAACCGGAACGGGAGCGATTCTTTACATACCGACAGCATTTTGCTCGTATACAGGAGAAGCCTTGGACCAAAAGACACCATTACTTCGATCTATGGAGGCGATTAACAAACAGGCACTAAGACTTCTTCGCCTGTTTGGCAACACAACTTCTCAGAGAGTGACACCGTCAGTAGGAGCGGAGCAGGAATACTTTTTGGTTGACCGGGAAAAATATCTGAAACGGAAAGATCTTATTTTTACGGGAAGAACGTTATTTGGCGCAATGCCGCCAAAGGGACAAGAACTGGATGATCATTATTTCGGGGCAATTCGTGAGCGTATTGCACTCTTTATGAAGGATGTCAATGAGGAACTCTGGAAATTAGGAGTGTCCGCAAAGACACAACATAATGAGGTTGCACCGGCACAGCACGAGCTGGCGCCAATTTATGCACAGTGTAATGTGGCAGTTGACCACAATCAGCTTGTGATGGAGACATTAAAGCAGGTTGCATACCGTCATGGGCTGCACTGCTTATTGCATGAAAAACCATTTGCGGGGGTGAACGGTTCAGGAAAGCATAACAACTGGTCTCTGACGACTGACGATGGAATTAATCTTTTAGATCCGGGAAAAACACCACATGAGAATATTCAGTTTTTGCTTGTTCTGACATGTATTTTACGTGCGGTAGACAGACATGCCGAATTGTTGAGAGAATCTGCAGCAGATGTGGGAAATGACCACAGACTTGGGGCGAATGAGGCGCCTCCGGCGATTATTTCGGTATATTTAGGTGAACAGTTAGAAGATGTACTTTCACAATTGATCAGTACAGGAGAGGCAACTCACAGTCTGAAAGGTGGAAAATTACAGACGGGTGTCCGCACCCTGCCTGATTTCGCGAAAGATGCGACAGATAGAAATCGTACCTCACCGTTTGCATTTACCGGAAATAAGTTCGAGTTCCGTATGGTGGGCTCCAGAGATTCTGTGGCAGCGCCGAATGTCGTGCTGAATACGATTGTGGCAGAAGTATTTCAGGAAGTCTGCGATGAGTTGGAGAAAGCAGAAGACTTTGACATGAAAGTACATGATTTGATCAAGCAGTTTGCTTCTGAGCATCAAAGAATCGTATTTAACGGAAACGGATATTCTGACGAATGGGTAGAGGAGGCAAAGAGAAGAGGGCTTCCGAATATTAGAACAACTGTGGAATCGATTGAATATCTGACAACGGAGAAAACGGTCGAGTTGTTTGAAAAGTTTGGCGTGTTCACAAGAGCGGAATTGGAATCACGTGCAGAGATTAAATACGAGACTTACGCGAAGGCGATCAATATAGAAGCGAGAGCGATGATCGACATTGCGAGCAAACATATTATTCCAGCTGTAATCAAATATATTACCTCTCTTGCAAATTCTATTAATCAGGTGCGTGAGGCGTGTGGAGATGTTGGAGTAAGTGTGCAGGAAGAGCTTTTGAAAGAATCTTCCGAATTGCTGGCTCAGACTAGAAAAGCTTTGAAAGATCTGATTGTGGTGACAGATGAGGCATGCCAGATGCAGGAAGGTCCGGCACAGGCGGAATTTTTCAAAGATAGAGTTGTAACCGGAATGCAGGCGTTGCGTGAGCCGGTAGACGCACTGGAAATGATTGTAAATAAAGAGATGTGGCCGATGCCGTCTTACGGGGATCTGTTGTTCGAAGTATAAAAAACTGCTTTTCATATAGAAGCCTTTGTGTTATTCTGCATATAAAGAATAACACGGAGGTGAATGTATGAGAAGCAGTGATTTTTTATTACAATTAAAAAAAGCATTGGAGAATGAATTGAGCGTAGCTCAGGTTCAGGATAATGTAGAATATTATAAAAACTATATCAAAGAGGAAATGAAAAGTGGAAAATCGGAGCAGGAAGTGATGGACATGCTTGGAGATCCATGGGCGATTGCCAAGACAATCCTATTGGAAGAAAAGATGAGTGGGCCGCAGGAGAGCATCAACTCAGAGGAAGTGTGGAGCGATCAGGAACAGAAACAGCAAAGCCAAAAGATTCATGTGTTTGGACTGGACACCTGGTGGAAGAAGGCCGCGGTTATTTTGGGCGTGATTGCTATTATTATTCTTATTATTTCTTTGATATTGGGGATTCTCTCGATTGTGTTGCCGATTGCAATTCCTTTGATATTGGTTGTGACGATTTTCAACATGCTCCGCCGAAAATAAAAAGACCAATGGGGGAGCCATTGGTCTTTTTGAGGGGAGTATAAATAATTAATAAGGGGTTGTAGAAAATCGCTTTCTACAAGAGTTAGTATAATATAGATTGGAAAAAAAAGCAAGTTAAAAATTAAAAATTTCTTAAGCAGGTTCAGAGACTGTTAAGAAGTAATTTGTGAAAAAAGTTGAATGCATAAAACATTTCGGATGAGAGATAATAAGGTTTGTACCAATTAAAATCTCAGGAGGAATGAAACAATGGCAAAAAATAATAATGCAACAAACAACAATTCAATGAACAACAACGCAACTTCTTCTTATGGTAATGCACAGAGCAAGAATAAGACATCTAACAAGGCAACAAGCAAAAATACAAACTCAAATGCATCTAAGAATAAAGCGAGCGCATCTGATGCAAGCAGAAACGAAAGCAACAACTATTAAGCGGACAGCAAGGGATGGGGAATGTGATCATTTCCCATCTCTATTAATATGTGGCATCTCTTGACAGTGGGACGCCTTACACGTAATATAAAGTATATAGAAACAGGAGGAAGAGAATGGAAAGAATGGAATTAATAGCGCCATGTCATTTTGGACTTGAGGCTGTGTTAAAAAGAGAAATACAGGATCTCGGATATGAGATTTCAAATGTAGAAGATGGAAGGGTATCATTTTATGGAAATGCAGAGGCAATCTGCAGGGCGAATATATTTTTGCGGACCGCAGAGAGAGTACTTCTGAAAGTGGGAAGTTTTAAGGCAGTTACATTTGAAGAGCTGTTTGAACATACAAAGAAAATTCCTTGGGAGAAATACATTCCGAAAGATGGAAAGTTTTGGGTGACAAAGGCGGCATCAGTAAAAAGTAAACTGTTTAGTCCATCCGATATCCAGTCTATTATGAAAAAAGCGATGGTAAACCGCATGAGAGAACACTATCATGTGGATTGGTTTGAAGAAAGTGGAGCCTCCTATCCGGTACGTGTTTTTCTGATGAAAGATATCGTGACGGTCGGAATTGACACATCCGGTGTTTCTTTACATAAGAGAGGATACAGACAGCTGTCAAGCAAGGCCCCGATTACTGAGACTCTTGCGGCAGCGCTGATCATGCTGACACCTTGGAGAAAAGATAGAATACTTGTCGACCCATTTTGCGGAAGTGGAACATTTCCGATTGAGGCGGCGATGATTGCGGCGAATATTGCACCCGGAATGAACCGATCGTTTACCGCAGAAGAATGGAGTAACCTGATTCCGAAAAAAGCGTGGTACGATGCCATTGATGAAGCGAACAGTTTGATTAATGATGACATTGAAGTGGATATCCAGGGATATGATATCGATGGAGATGTAGTCAGAGCAGCTCGTGAAAACGCAAAAGAGGCAGGGGTGGATCATTTGATTCATTTTCAGGAGCGTGCTGTGAAAGATCTGCGCCATCCAAAAAAATATGGATTCATTATCACAAACCCGCCGTACGGAGAGCGTTTGGAAGAAAAAGAGAACCTTCCCGGGCTATATAGAGAGTTTGGTGACAGCTTCCGCAACTTGGACAGCTGGTCGGCATATATGATTACAAGCTATGAGGATACAGAAAAGTATTTTGGCAGAAAAGCGGACAAGAACCGAAAGATTTACAATGGAATGTTGAAGACGTATTTTTATCAATTTCTGGGACCGAAACCACCAAAACAGAAGAAATAAAGGAGGAAACCGAATATGGAACCAAAGATTATATTTGCAACAGGTAATGAGAATAAAATGAAAGAGATCTGCATGATCCTTTCTGACCTTGGAATGCCAATCCAGGCGATGAAAGAAGCTGGTATTGATGTGGATGTTGTGGAAGATGGAAGCACGTTTGAAGAAAATGCATTGATCAAGGCGACGGAGATTGCAAAAATTGCCGGCAACTGTATTGTGCTTGCAGATGATTCTGGTTTGGAGATTGATTACCTGAACAAGGAGCCGGGAATTTATTCTGCACGCTATGCGGGGGTGGATACATCGTATGATATCAAAAATAATATGCTGCTTGACCGTCTGAAAGGAGTACCGGATGAAAAACGTACAGCGAGATTTGTCTGTGCAGTGGCTGCGGCATTTCCAGACGGAACGACAGAAGTAGTCAGAGGGACAATTGAAGGGCGTATCGGCTACGAAATCGCCGGAGAGCATGGTTTTGGCTATGATCCGATCTTTTATCTCCCGGAATACGGATGCACGACAGCAGAACTTGATCCGGAGAAGAAGAATGAACTGAGCCACCGAGGGAAAGCACTTCGTGCAATGCGTGAAATTATGGAGAAAAAACTATGAGAGTATTAATTGTAAGTGATACACATGGAAGTCACAGAAATTTAGATGCGGTGTTAGAACGCGTCGGAAAAATTGATGCACTCATCCATATGGGAGATGTGGAGAACGGTGAACATTACATTGAAGCGGTGGCGGACTGCGAGACTTATATGGTTGCAGGGAATAATGATTTCTTTTCATTTTTGCCGAAAGAAAGAGAGTTCACACTTGGAAAGTATAATATATTCATCACCCATGGACATAATTACTATGTATCTATGGGAACTGCTCGGTTAAAAGAAGAGGCAAGATTGAGAAAAGCGGATATCGTCATGTACGGGCATACACATAAGCCGGATTTGGAATTTGATGAAGATATCATCGTCATTAACCCGGGAAGCCTCTCATATCCACGGCAGGAGGGGCGGAGAGCGACTTATGTGATGATGGAGATTGATAAAAATGGAGAGGCTCATTTTGAGCTGGAATATGTGTAAAATAACCGATTTTGAAAAAAATAAAAAAAATTAAAAAAAGTTGTTGACATTTCCGTGATGTGCATATATAATAGCTATTGTGTCACGGAGATAACAACAAGAAAACAAAATAACGGGGTGTGGCTCAGCTTGGCTAGAGCGCCTGGTTTGGGACCAGGAGGTCGCAGGTTCGAATCCTGTCACCCCGACTTTGCGGGTGTAGTTCAATGGTAGAACACTAGCCTTCCAAGCTAGATACGTGGGTTCGATTCCCATCACCCGCTTTCCTAAAGCCTTTTAGAGGATTTGGGAACAGGAAATCAAATGTGTGTTTGTAGCTCAGTTGGATAGAGCAACGGCCTTCTAAGCCGTGGGTCAGGGGTTCGAATCCCTTCAAGCACGCTTTGTGGTGGGTATGGTGCAGTTGGTTAGCGCGCCAGATTGTGGTTCTGGATATCGTGGGTTCGAGTCCCACTATCCACCCTTCTATAGTGGGCTATCGCCAAGCGGTAAGGCACAGGACTTTGACTCCTGCATTCGTTGGTTCGAATCCAACTAGCCCAGTAATTATTATGGAGCATTAGCTCAGTCGGTAGAGCACTTGACTTTTAATCAAGTTGTCCGGGGTTCGAATCCCCGATGCTTCACTAAATGGACAAGCGTAAGCTTGTTCATATTTATTCTTCGGGAGATATTCCGATAAATCAGATATGCGGATGTGGCGGAACTGGCAGACGCGCTAGACTTAGGATCTAGTGGGAGACCGTGCAGGTTCGATTCCTGTCATCCGCAGTATAGAAGTCGTGATTCTTGAGAAATCAAGGGTTGCGGCTTTTTTCGTGTGTGGAATTATATTTTAAGATAGATATTTTTTGGGGATAGTGGGAACAGATAAAGAGACCCTTGGAGGAAATGCGAATGAGAAATTTGTATATTTGTTACAGAACATTCCCTATAAAAAGGAAAGGGCCGGTCTTTCGACCGGCGTTATGAAAAAAGAAACTTAAAGGTTTTATCCTTTATTCATATACTATAATACTATGAAAATGTGATAAAAGTGTGTTTAAAAAATGACATCTTTGTTAACGAAGTTTAAAAATTCTATCAGTCGAATTTCTCACGATCAATTGCGCATGAAGTAATATAGTTCCAATCGATACGTTATTTAGTAGACTGTCTAGTGCATAATAACCACATTTGCCGAGCTCAATCCGGTTCTGACGGATCGTGGTGAGTGGGGGAGAGGTGTAGGCACAAAGAGGGAGATCGTCAAAACCGATAATACTGATGTCTTTGGGAACACGGTAACCGAGTTGTTGACATTGCACGATGACCGAGTTAGCAATCTGGTCGTGGCTGCATATGATTGCGGTCATTCCAAGATCTAGAAGACGTGGCAAATGTTTTTCAATACACTGTGTAATGTAGTAAGAGGAACCAGCATAATTTGGCTCGGTTTTTAGATCGTTTTGTTTCATAGCATGAAAAAATGCCTTGTGCCGTACTTGCATAATATGGGAGCCGAGTGCACTGCTGAGGTATCCGATTTTTTGATGTCCCAGTTTTTTTAGATGGGATACAGCAAGTGCCATACCTTCGCTGTTGTCGATTCCGATGGAAGCGATAAATGGGTTGGCTGGTATGTAGTTGTCATAAAGAACGGTGGGAGTGTGGCTTGTCTTGAAATCTTTCATCCAAGGATCATTGAGAGAAAAGCCGAGTACAAATGCTCCTACATAATCATTTTGTAGCATAAAGACGTCGTAAGGCGTCTTTTTTTGTATTTGTATGGTCGTCTCGATAACATCCACAACAAAACCAGCAGGTTCTGCCATCTGCCGAAAACCGATGATAAAATCATATCCAAATTGATGTGGTTCTTCGTATTCCATATTTTCTATAATGATGCAAAATTTTTTTGCTTCGTTTTTCTGTCGCCGCAATCTGGAGTAACCCATTTCAACAGCGGTGTCTAGAATTGTTTTTCGTAAAGTTTCGCTAATGTCTGGAGCGTTATTAATCGCTTTTGATACAGTGCCTTTGGAAACGCCCAATTTATCAGCGATATCTTGTATTGTAGCCATATAATTGCCTTTCTGCTTTTTAAGATTTTGATAAAAAATACTATCTTTATTATAACGAAAATTTTACGAGAAATCAATTGTTTGAAGTAGGTTTGTTTCGAATAAAAGATGTAGAATAGTTAAAGTGTACAAAAAGTAATAAAAAAAACTGTGAAAAATAGAGAAAGTGATATGACATATTGACGTTTTTAATGTTGTGAGTTATATTACAAATAACGAAACAATACGAAACAAAGGAGACGAAAAATGAAGAAGCGAGGAGTGGCATTATTGATGGCGGCAGTATTTGCGGTTGCAAATCTTTCTGGATGTGGAAGAAATGCAGGTGGAGATGGCACGCTTGGTGAGAAAGAAAAAGTACGTCTTATGGTCTGGTCACCATCGGAAGATCAGTCAAAAGAAAGTGGGGAATGGCTACAGAGTACTTGTGAGAAGTTTGCAGAGGAACATCCAGAATGGGATATTACATTTGTCTATGGAGTTGCAGATGAGGCAACTGCGGCGAGTCAGGTGGCACAGGATCCGGAAGAGAGTGCAGATGTATTTATGTATGCGAACGATACACTTACGACAATGACGGATGCGAAGGCATTGGCAAAGTTTGGAGGCAAGTATCGAGAAGAGATTGAAAATACGAATTCAGAAGAAGTATTATCGTCCCTGATAAAAGATGGAGATTTATATGGGGTACCATTTACGACGAATACGTGGTTTATGTACTATGATAAAAGTGTTTTTTCGGAAGAAGATATTAAGAATCTGGATAGCATGTTGGAAAAAGGGACTGTGGCATTTCCGCTGACAAACTCATGGTATACACCGGCATTTTATATTGGAAATGGTTGTACTTTGTTCGGAGATGGAACAGATGAGTCAAAAGGTGTGGATTTTGCAGGGGAGAAAGCGGTTAGTGTGACGGAGTATCTGGTGGATTTGGCTGCAAATCCGAATTTTAAAATTGATGCGGATGGTTCTGGACTTGCAGGCTTACGAGATGGAAGTATCTCAGCTATTTTTTCGGGTTCTTGGGATGCGAATGCTGTGAAAGAAGCGCTAGGTGAAAATATGGGGGCTGCTGCACTTCCTACATTTACTGTGAATGGAGAGGAAAAACAGATGATGGCATATGCTGGTTCAAAAGCAATCGGAGTGAATCCGTACAGTAAGAATATGGTTGCGGCAGTGGAACTTGCAGTGTACCTTGGTTCAGCCGAGGCACAGATGAGTCATTATAAGCTCAGAAATGTGATTCCGTGTAATACAGAGTTGCTTGCAGATGAGACAATTGCTTCAGATCCACTTGTTTCGGCACAAAATAATACATTCAATCATACTTCAATTTTGCAGCCATTTGTGGCGAAGATGAATAATTGTTGGGTTCCAGTTGAAAATATGGGAAAAGGAATCCGCAATGGAAGTGTGACACATGAGAATGTGGCAGAACAGACGGAAGCGATGAATGAAGCGATGAATAGCGATGGAATTTAAAAGGGGTGAAGAGGAATGTTGAAATTAAAAAGAAAGTAAATCAATTTCCAACACCATATACTTGTATGCGGGCAATCAAGGAAGGCGGAATTGAGACGAAGCTTTCTATGATATTGATGGGATTTGGAAATTTTGTACACAAACAGAAAATAAAAGGACTTTTATATTTGACTTTGGAAGTGGCTTATATTGTTTTTATGGCAGTGAATGGAATTCATTTTCTCAGCACGCTCGGTTCACTTGGCAGTGCACCGCAAAAAGAAGTATGGGATGCGACAAAACAGGTGTATCTGTATACAAAAGGGGATCAGTCGGTACTGCTATTGTTGTATGGAGTGGCGACGGTTTTAGTGACACTATTGATGATTTGGGCATGGAGAGGAGCGCTTAAGAGTGCTTTCAAAGCAGAATGTCTGGATAAAGAGGGGCGTCATGTTAATTCATTTGTAGAAGATTTGAAATCACTACTGCATGAGAATCTACACAGACTTTTAATGACACCACCTATGGTATTTATTTTTACCCTGACAATATTGCCGCTGGTTTTTATGATTTGTATGGCATTTACGAATTACAGCAAGCTTGGAAATCATTTGATGCTGTTTGATTGGGTTGGTTTGGACAATTTTAAGGCGTTATTTGATACGAATAGTATTCTGGGAAGTACCTTCTGGTCAGTTCTTGGCTGGACGCTTGTTTGGGCATTCTTTGCCACATTCAGCAATTATATTTTCGGTATGATTCTTTCGCTTGTAATTAACAGAAAAGATACGAAAGCAAAAGGATTTTGGAGGTTCTGCTTTGTATTATCTTGTGCGGTACCGATGTTCGTTTCTCTGCTGATTATGAGAACGATGCTTCAACCAAATGGTGCGGTGAATGTACTTTTAAGAAATCTTGGCTGGATTGCGCAGGACGCAAGTCTCCCGTTTTTTACGGACCCAACATGGGCGAGAGTGACTGTGATTGTTGTTAATATCTGGGTAGGTGTTCCGTATACGTTGCTTCAGTTGACCGGTGTACTTCAGAACATTCCGGAAGAGCTTTATGAGGCAGCGAAAGTGGATGGAGCAAATGCACTTCAGATTTTTTTCAAGATCACAATGCCATATATGCTTTATGTGACAGCACCGTATTTGATTGTGACATTTACAGGAAATGTAAATAACTTTAATGTGATCTATTTGCTGTCGGGGGGAGATCCGGTAACAGATCTGGCATCTACGGCAGGAAAGACTGATTTACTTGTGACTTGGCTTTATAAATTGACAATTGACAAGCAATACTACAATATTGGTGCAGTTATCGGTATTCTGACATTTATCATTTTGGCGGTTGGCGCATTGCTTACATATAGAAACAGTAAATCTTATAAGGAAGGAGAAATTTAGATATGGCAGTACAAAAAATGCGATCAGCAAAAAAGAAGCGCAGGATCAATAACGTGATCGTGCATACAAGTTTGGCCGTACTGGCGGCTGTGTGGGTATTCCCGATTATATGGGTAGTCCTTACAAGTTTTCGTGCGGAAAAAGGGTCTTATGTATCTACATTTTTCCCAAAAGAATTTACGCTAGATAACTATATCAAATTGTTTACCGATACTTCCATTTTGAACTTTCCTAAAATGTTTATGAATACGTTGATCATTGCAATATGCTCTTGTATTCTTGCGACATTTTACACATTGGCAGTCTCATATTGTTTATCAAGGTTAAAATTTAAACTGAGAAAACCATATATGAACATGGCAATGATATTAGGACTGTTTCCGGGATTTATGTCAATGATTGCTGTGTATTTTATTTTGAAAGCGATTGGACTAACAGAAGGAAATCTGATTCGTGTGGCTCTCATCTTGTGTTATTCAGGTGGTGCAGGACTTGGTTTTCAGATTGCAAAGGGATTTTTTGATACGATTCCATATGCGGTGGATGAGGCAGCAATCTTAGATGGATGTACGAGGTGGCAGGTGTTTCAAAAGATTACACTTCCACTTAGCAAACCAATTATTGTATATACAGTGTTGACAGCATTTATGGGACCATGGCTGGACTTTATTTTTGCAAAAGTAATCTGTAGAGCCAACTCCGACCAATATACAGTTGCAATTGGACTTTGGAAAATGCTTGAGAAGGAATATATTGACAGTTGGTACACAAGCTTTGCGGCGGGTGCAGTTCTGATTTCGATTCCGATTGCGATTTTGTTCTTGATCATGCAGAGGTATTATGTGGACGGAGTTTCAGGTGCCGTAAAGGGATAAAAAGAGGGCTAGATTATGAAGACAAGAAAAGAGTTAAAAAAATTGTACAACACTTTAGAGTTCCAGAAAGAGTATCAATACGATGGAAAGGATCTGGGAGCTTTGTGTACGCAGGCGGGAACTACATTCCACCTGTGGAGCCCTTTGGCAGAAGAAGTGGAGTTGCGATTGTATAGAGATGGAAAGCATAGTGAGTGCTTTCAAAAAATTGCTATGCAGAAAGAAAAGAGGGGAGTCTGGAGCTACCAGACAGAGAGATATCTGCATGGCGTTTATTATGATTATCAAATCCCGTGGGACGGAGAAATAGTTGAGCTTGGAGATCCCTATGCGAGAGGTTGCGGAGTGAATGGTATCCGGAGTATGGTCGTGGATTTGAATAGAACGAATCCACTGCAATGGGAGCATGATCAAAGACCGAAAAAAAGGGAAGAGAATATTATCTATGAGCTTCATATCAAAGAATTTTCTTGGGATGAGTCTGGAGGATTTTCAAAAGAAAATAGAGGAAAATACAAGGCATTCACAGAAGAACATACGACACTTTTTGGAGATGGAGAGCATTCAACCGGATTGGATTATCTCAAGGAATTGGGAGTGACACATGTGCAGTTGATGCCGGTGTATGACTACGGCTCTGTGGACGAGTCCAATGATGAGGAATTCAATTGGGGATATGATCCGGAGAACTATAATGTGCCTGAGGGGTCGTATGCAACTGATACAGAAGATGGGGCGGTTCGCATTCGGGAGTTCAAAGAAATGGTGCAGTCTCTCCATAAGAATGGATTCCGAGTAATCATGGATGTTGTCTATAATCACATGTATTCGTTGGAGTCGAATTTGAATAAGGCGGTTCCGTGGTATTATTTTCGAACGAAGGATGATGGAACAATCTCAAACGGCTCTGCCTGTGGAAATGATTTGGCAAGTGAGCGGCCAATGTGTGCGAACTATATTGTCGATTCAGTTCTGTATTGGGCAGAAGAATATCACATAGACGGATTCCGGTTTGATTTGATGGGACTTTTGGATGTGGATCTGATGAACCGAATCAGACGAGAACTTGATGTCCGTTATGGACGAGGAGAGATATTAGTCTTTGGAGAGCCTTGGGCAGCAGATGAGACTGCGATAGAAGGGACGGCAGTCCCGGCGTTGAAGAAACATATTGCTCAGTTGGATTGTGAAATTGGAATGTTTTGTGATGACACGAGAGATGCAATCAAAGGACATGTATTTGAAGCAGAAATTCCGGGATTCGTCAATGGAGCGAATGGTTTGGAAGAAAAAATCTTAAACAGTGTGCGCGCATGGAGCACAGACGGGCGGAACGTGAAAGCGCCAAGTCAAGTGATTACTTATGTATCTGCACATGATAACTGGACATTGTGGGATAAACTTGAAAAGACAATTTCAGATGAGGAAGAGCGTATTCGCATCAACAAGATGGCAGCGGCAATGTATATGACTTGTCAGGGAAATCTGTTTTTCTTATCAGGAGAAGAATTTGCAAGAACGAAAGATGGGCTTGAGAATACATATAATGCACCGATTGAGTTGAATCGTCTCGACTGGGAACGTGCCTATAGATATACGGATTTGCGAACGTATTATCAGGGACTGATTGCGCTCAGAAAACAACTTCCTGAATTATGCGATAAATCAGAAGGAGCATGGAAACGAATCTTTGAAGAGTGGAAAACAGAAGGTGTTGTTGGATTTTTTGTGGATAACACAGGAAAAGCGTATGAATCAAAGTGGAAAACATTGTGTGTGATATATAACAGTACGACGGAAACAGTTTCGAAAGAGCTGAAAGAAGGGGACTGGGAGATATTAGTTGATTCAGAGAGTAGTTTTCGATGGAAGGAAGGGAAAAAAGTAGGATGTGCGAAGGCAGCTCCAAAGAGTGTGCTCGTACTTGGACAGAGGAGTTAAAAATATGAGATGGATATATGGAAAACAAGATTTTAGTACAATAGAGAGAGGGCAGGAGAATTGCTATCTTTTGACAAATGGTCTTGGAGGATTTTCATCTTTGACGATGACC encodes the following:
- a CDS encoding sugar ABC transporter permease, whose translation is MAVQKMRSAKKKRRINNVIVHTSLAVLAAVWVFPIIWVVLTSFRAEKGSYVSTFFPKEFTLDNYIKLFTDTSILNFPKMFMNTLIIAICSCILATFYTLAVSYCLSRLKFKLRKPYMNMAMILGLFPGFMSMIAVYFILKAIGLTEGNLIRVALILCYSGGAGLGFQIAKGFFDTIPYAVDEAAILDGCTRWQVFQKITLPLSKPIIVYTVLTAFMGPWLDFIFAKVICRANSDQYTVAIGLWKMLEKEYIDSWYTSFAAGAVLISIPIAILFLIMQRYYVDGVSGAVKG
- a CDS encoding extracellular solute-binding protein, which translates into the protein MKKRGVALLMAAVFAVANLSGCGRNAGGDGTLGEKEKVRLMVWSPSEDQSKESGEWLQSTCEKFAEEHPEWDITFVYGVADEATAASQVAQDPEESADVFMYANDTLTTMTDAKALAKFGGKYREEIENTNSEEVLSSLIKDGDLYGVPFTTNTWFMYYDKSVFSEEDIKNLDSMLEKGTVAFPLTNSWYTPAFYIGNGCTLFGDGTDESKGVDFAGEKAVSVTEYLVDLAANPNFKIDADGSGLAGLRDGSISAIFSGSWDANAVKEALGENMGAAALPTFTVNGEEKQMMAYAGSKAIGVNPYSKNMVAAVELAVYLGSAEAQMSHYKLRNVIPCNTELLADETIASDPLVSAQNNTFNHTSILQPFVAKMNNCWVPVENMGKGIRNGSVTHENVAEQTEAMNEAMNSDGI
- a CDS encoding carbohydrate ABC transporter permease; this translates as MRAIKEGGIETKLSMILMGFGNFVHKQKIKGLLYLTLEVAYIVFMAVNGIHFLSTLGSLGSAPQKEVWDATKQVYLYTKGDQSVLLLLYGVATVLVTLLMIWAWRGALKSAFKAECLDKEGRHVNSFVEDLKSLLHENLHRLLMTPPMVFIFTLTILPLVFMICMAFTNYSKLGNHLMLFDWVGLDNFKALFDTNSILGSTFWSVLGWTLVWAFFATFSNYIFGMILSLVINRKDTKAKGFWRFCFVLSCAVPMFVSLLIMRTMLQPNGAVNVLLRNLGWIAQDASLPFFTDPTWARVTVIVVNIWVGVPYTLLQLTGVLQNIPEELYEAAKVDGANALQIFFKITMPYMLYVTAPYLIVTFTGNVNNFNVIYLLSGGDPVTDLASTAGKTDLLVTWLYKLTIDKQYYNIGAVIGILTFIILAVGALLTYRNSKSYKEGEI
- the pulA gene encoding type I pullulanase, translating into MKTRKELKKLYNTLEFQKEYQYDGKDLGALCTQAGTTFHLWSPLAEEVELRLYRDGKHSECFQKIAMQKEKRGVWSYQTERYLHGVYYDYQIPWDGEIVELGDPYARGCGVNGIRSMVVDLNRTNPLQWEHDQRPKKREENIIYELHIKEFSWDESGGFSKENRGKYKAFTEEHTTLFGDGEHSTGLDYLKELGVTHVQLMPVYDYGSVDESNDEEFNWGYDPENYNVPEGSYATDTEDGAVRIREFKEMVQSLHKNGFRVIMDVVYNHMYSLESNLNKAVPWYYFRTKDDGTISNGSACGNDLASERPMCANYIVDSVLYWAEEYHIDGFRFDLMGLLDVDLMNRIRRELDVRYGRGEILVFGEPWAADETAIEGTAVPALKKHIAQLDCEIGMFCDDTRDAIKGHVFEAEIPGFVNGANGLEEKILNSVRAWSTDGRNVKAPSQVITYVSAHDNWTLWDKLEKTISDEEERIRINKMAAAMYMTCQGNLFFLSGEEFARTKDGLENTYNAPIELNRLDWERAYRYTDLRTYYQGLIALRKQLPELCDKSEGAWKRIFEEWKTEGVVGFFVDNTGKAYESKWKTLCVIYNSTTETVSKELKEGDWEILVDSESSFRWKEGKKVGCAKAAPKSVLVLGQRS